From Candidatus Bathyarchaeia archaeon:
GTTACTATTTGCCTAGGCCAAAGCTCTTCGGGGAATATGGCTGTATGATTAAATATCATGAAGGTTAGATGGTTTGGGATTAGCTCGTGGGCTGAATGTCTGCTGTCTAGCGGGTAGAAGTATAAGAATTCCTGTCGCATGGCCTCGAGGATGACATGGCTTATCCCCGTTTTTCCAGCTATTTGTTCAGGATTTCCAATTCCTAGAAAGATGTAGTCGAAGACTTCGTCTGTTAGCTGTTCGGGTTGAATGTTGTGTTCTTTTATGTGGCGGGCGATGGTGTAGTAGGCCATGTAGATTGTCGAGTCTGAAAGGGATTCAATTATCCAGTCTGGGTCCCATGGTAGCCTTGTTCCCAAGCCGGATTTTCGTGCGCATGCTTTCTCACGAAGCCAGTCTATCACATACCTATATTGGGTGCGCAGTTCCTCTGGGTAAATTTTCATTTTTTCTAGGCATTTATGGGCTAGGGCTTTCCATTCAGGATTGCCATAATCTATAAACCATTGGTCTTCAAATATTTTTACGATGCATTCGGCACCGCAGCGGCATTTAACCGGCCTGTTTAATAGCTCGTACATTGTTGTTGCTTTTCCGGAGGCTATTAGATCTTGCTTAACTTTTTCTTTCGCTTCTGCCACTGGCATGCCAACGTATTTTCCGGTGTTGGCCTTCATTCTGCCATTGTGAAATTCGTGTCTGTAAACCTCTCTTGTAGCGTCTTCCAGCTTTGGGTCTGTCTGCTCCCGTATGCCCATACGTTTCACGACGTCGGCAGCCGGGGTTTCCGAATACCCGGGAGCCTCGATTATTGAAATGACTGTTATCGACTTTACATCTTCAGCTTTAAGCCCGTATTCCGCCAGTCTTGACGGCTCGTTTTTCAAGTTTTCTAGGGCGACATAGTCGTAGGGAGCGTGTCCCGGCACGGACATGACCACACCTGTTGCGTTTTTAGGGTCAACGAAATCTGCGGGCAGAATGTAGATTTCATCGCCGGTGGCCGGGTTTTCCACCCTCTTGCCCACAAGCTCTTTTCCGGAAAAACTTTCAAGAACAATCACTTGATGGTTCTGGTATGTTAGTTTTTCAGCGCACTCTTGGCTTATTATCCATTTTTCGCCATCAACTATGGCCTTCACGTACGTGGCCCTTGGGTTTACCCAAATGTTTGTCACACCAAAGACTGTTTCGGGGCGTAGGGTTGCTGTTGGAAGAGTCCATTCGCCATTCTTGAATTTTATCAGGGTGAATTCGCCTATTTCGGGTTCCACATCGCCTTGAGTGTCATGCTGTCCTACGGGGTTTCCGTCTTTTGGACACCAGCCTACTGGGTGGCTTCCCCGTTTGATGTAGCCTTTTTCGCGGAGTTTGCGGAACTGCCATTCTATGAAGCGATTGTATTGGGGATCCACAGTTGTGAATTCGCGTCTCCAGTCTATGGAATAGCCTATTCGCTTCATGCCCTCCTTGATCTCTTCGTGGAAGTAGCGTGCCATGCTAAGCGGATCCGTTAGGTCTTTCAGCTTTTCCCTTGGAACCCTGTAGACGTTTATGAAGTCGTTTATCAGTTCCTGGTCGTTTTCAGCTAGGCGTTTCGCCATGGCCAAGACTGGGGTTCCCGTGTAATGGAAGGCCATTGGCAGTAGCACATTGTAGCCCCTCATTCGCATGTATCTGGCGTAGGCATCTGCCAACGTGTAGGTTCTGGCGTGGCCTATATGTTGTGGGGAATTAGGGTATGGGTAAGCCACTGTTATGTAGAACTTGGGTTTCGTCGGATCTGGGTTTGCCTCGAAGATTTTGGCTTCTTCCCAGCGTTTTTGCCATTTTT
This genomic window contains:
- the leuS gene encoding leucine--tRNA ligase, whose amino-acid sequence is MEFLRKIEEKWQKRWEEAKIFEANPDPTKPKFYITVAYPYPNSPQHIGHARTYTLADAYARYMRMRGYNVLLPMAFHYTGTPVLAMAKRLAENDQELINDFINVYRVPREKLKDLTDPLSMARYFHEEIKEGMKRIGYSIDWRREFTTVDPQYNRFIEWQFRKLREKGYIKRGSHPVGWCPKDGNPVGQHDTQGDVEPEIGEFTLIKFKNGEWTLPTATLRPETVFGVTNIWVNPRATYVKAIVDGEKWIISQECAEKLTYQNHQVIVLESFSGKELVGKRVENPATGDEIYILPADFVDPKNATGVVMSVPGHAPYDYVALENLKNEPSRLAEYGLKAEDVKSITVISIIEAPGYSETPAADVVKRMGIREQTDPKLEDATREVYRHEFHNGRMKANTGKYVGMPVAEAKEKVKQDLIASGKATTMYELLNRPVKCRCGAECIVKIFEDQWFIDYGNPEWKALAHKCLEKMKIYPEELRTQYRYVIDWLREKACARKSGLGTRLPWDPDWIIESLSDSTIYMAYYTIARHIKEHNIQPEQLTDEVFDYIFLGIGNPEQIAGKTGISHVILEAMRQEFLYFYPLDSRHSAHELIPNHLTFMIFNHTAIFPEELWPRQIVTNGVVTMEGAKMSKSFGNIIPLREGLAAYGADPIRLSVLATAELLQDADFSPAVAKAMREKLERLYRLVLQAAQTIEDSDEALTNIDRWMLSRLQEHIKNATEAIEKLEMRKAIQTILFELDQDLQWYQKRTKTGGKTKPSIIRQVLEAQILMLTPFAPHICEELWEIMEGKGFASLAPWPKPDETKVDIKAEESEALIMRVLEDTRNIIKATKTKPKKVFYYTTAPWKWTVYLTALEKSMEGKITQSTMIRELLKDPDLKAKAEEVAEFVGKIVEEINQTQMEKKQRMIKAGKINETQILREAETFLKYELNAEVAIFEEDSIERYDPKNKAHLARPLRPAIYVEK